GTCATCGCCGCCGATCGCTACCCGGACAGGGCCGGCTGGGACCTGTCGCTTCGCGGCGGCGCGGTGTGGCAGGCCGGGAACGATCTGCAGTTTCGCGCGGCGGCCTATACCGGGCTGCGCCTGCCCACGCTCAACGAACTCTACCGCCCCTTCACCGTCGTCCGCCTGACCACCCGGGCAAACGCCTCCCTGCGCAACGAGCGGCTGGAGGGCTATGAGGCGGGGCTGGACTGGACGGTCTTGCCGGGGGTTTCGCTCGCCCTCACCGCGTTCGACAACACGGTGAAAAACGCGGTCGCCAATGTGACGATCGGCCCGGACCTTCGCCAGCGGCGCAACATAGACGCCATCCGTGCGCGCGGGATCGAGGCTAACGCCGCGCTCTCGTTCGGGCGCTTCGAACTCGCAGGCTCCGTGGGCCTGACCGATGCAGAAGCGCGCGGCAGCGGCGTCGCGGCGGCGCTCGACGGACGCCGGCCCGCGCAGACCCCGCGGTGGACCGCCGGCGCCACAGCCAGCTGGCGCCCCGCGGACGGCGCTCTCGTGTCGCTGACGATGCGCCATGTCGGCCTCCAGTTCGAAGACGACCTCGAAAGCGACCGCCTGCCCGCCGTCACCACATTCGATGCGTTCGCCCGCGTGCCCATCGGCGGCGGGCTCGCCGTGATCCTGCGTGCGGAGAACCTCGCGGACGCCGCCATCGTGACCCGCAACCAGGGCGGCTCGATCGACCTCGGCACCCCGCGCACAGTGTGGGCCGGCCTCGCGCTGCGCCTTTGAGCAGGGGTGATGCGGACGCGCGCACGCACGCCGCGCCCGCTAGCCGCCACCCCCTCTAGAGGACGGGATAGCCGGTGAAGATCTTGGGCTTTCGCATGAGGACATGCGTCGTGATCCGGCGCACGCCGAGATCGCGGCCGATCAGATCGTCTTTCATCCCGGTCCATTCCGCCATGTCGCGAACGACGACCTTGAGAATGTAATCCACGTCTCCGCTGACGTCCGACACTTCCACGATGTTGTCGATGTGCGCGATCGCGGCCTCGAACCGGTGCTGCTCGTCGGCCATGTGGCCTTGCAGCGTGACCTCCGCGAAAAGCACCAGCCCAATGCCGAGCCGGAAGGGGTCGAGCCGGGCATGATACCCTTTGATGAAGCCGTCGTGTTCCAGCCTTCGCGTGCGGGCAAGGCACGCGCTCGGTGAAAGATTCACCTTTTCCGCAAGGGCCTGGTTCGTGAGGCGCCCATCCGCCTGGAGAGCGACCAGGATCGCCCGATCGATCGCATTGAGAAGGTCGTGCGGCGGCATGCACGCAGAACCGCAGAATCTGCGGAAGCAGTCAATATCTTCCGTCACCCATTCTGCCGGGCCCAATGTAGCCTGCGACGCAGAAAGGGCCATCCCGGCCCCCTGACTATTCAAGAGGTTGACATGAGCAAGACGCACGACATCGCCGTCTATATCTTCGGTTTCTTCGTGGCTGCGGCTCTTCCGGTAGCCGTGGTCGTCAGCAGTCTCATCGCAGGCTGATCCAACCCGGCAGGCTTGCCATTGACCAAGTGCAGCCGGTTCACCGGTCCGGTTTGCAGCAGGCGCGGAACGATCGCCCGCGCCGCGAAGGTCTGCCGGGCGCCGCTGGCGGCTAGGCCATGGGCGTCGCGAGGCTGAGGCGCGGTATCGCGACCGACCGGCGTCCGCCGAAATCGGTGCGCACGACAACCAGGTCGCTGCGTTCGAGATGCTCGAGCATTCGGCGCGCACGGCCCACTGACCGCGTGCCGTAAAGCACGGCGAGGGTCTCGTCATCGGGGCACGGCTTGCCTGCGATCGCCGCGTTGCCGATGGCCAGAAATGGCGCGAGGAGTTCTTCCGGCACGGAGTCCGCCAGTTCCAGCAGGCGGGCGTCCTGTTCCGCGGGGGGATCGAATTCGACGCCCGCCACCGCCCTGGCAAAGCGTCTGCGAAACCCGAGTGCGTCGAGCCCGTGGGTTTTCAATCCGCGCATCCGGCACCGCACGGTAAAATCCTGGAAGAGTGAAGCGGCGGGCTGGAACGTGCATCCCTCCTCGCTCGCCATCTCCTGCAAAACGGCGCGGACGATCGCTTCGGCCTCCTCCGCCGTGAGCTGGATTTCGTTGCGGGCCGGCGCGGGCGCGGTCTGCTGCGCGATATGTTCCTGCAACGACGCAGACGATGCGGGCCCAGGTTCGGCAAGGCTCAGCAGGTCGGCCTGGGCCGGGGGCGCCTCCGGCTGCGCGTGGAGCATCGCGGCCATGTCTTCGCCACTGGGCATCGGAGGGGGCGTGAGGCCCGCCACCGTGGACTTCGCGCGTGTTTCCACGCTCCCGATCCTGACTGCCACCGGGCGGCGGCTGATCGCGGGGCCGAGCCCCAGGAAGTGACCGCGTTCCAGATCGCGAATCTGTTCGGCCTGCCTCCGCTCCATTCCCAGCAAGTCCGCCGCGCGGACCATGTCGATGTCGAGGAATGTCCGCCCCATCAGGAAATTCGAAGCCTCGGCCGCCACGTTCTTGGCCAGCTTCGCCAGTCGCTGCGTGGCGATCACGCCGGCAAGCCCGCGCTTGCGGCCACGGCACATGAGGTTCGTCATGGCGGCAAGCGAGCTGCGGCGCGCGTCATCGCTGACTTCCCCGGCGGCCGAAGGCGCGAAAAGCTGCGATTCGTCCACGATCACCAGCGCGGGGTACCAGTGCTTGTCCGGGGCATCGAACAGCGCGCTGAGGAACGTGGCCGCACAGCGCATCTGGTTTTCGATCTCGAGACCGTCGAGCGCCAGCACGACCGAGGCGCGGTGCTCGCGCGTGCGGGCGGCAAGCCGGGTGATCTCCACGTCGGAGTAGGCCGCACCGTCGATGACCACGTGACCATAAGCCTCGCCCAGGCTCACGAAGTCGCCTTCGGGATCGATCACGATCTGCTGAACGATGCCGGCGCTCTTCTCCAGCAAGCGGCGGAGCAGGTGCGATTTTCCCGAACCGCTGTTCCCCTGCACCAGCAGGCGCGTGGCAAGCAGTTCCTCCACATCGAGGTAAACGGGCTTTCCGGCGATATCGGAGCCAAGGTCGATCTGATTCTGCACGGAGACCTCGTAGCAAGGTCGCTCGCCGGCCGAGGCCGGGCCGGCCAGTTATCCGCAGCTTTAACCGGCGTCGTTCAGCGCCGGTCACCCCGCACCGCCGCCGCGGCGAGGCGGTGAAGCAGCGCACGAAAGCGCGCGAGTTCGGCGGGATCGGCAGGATCGTAGCGTCTGTTCTCACCCACCTGACCTGCGTTGCACACGTAGAACAGCGCGCCAGCCCCTACGCTGTTGAGGAGCTGGATCGGGGAAATGTCGACAAACTGACCGGCGGCGACGCCTTCGTTCACGACCGCCTCGATGTCCTTGAGCGCGCTGTTCGAATACTGGACCGGGTTGCCCTGGCGCGGCGTCACGTCGGCCACCAGGCGCTGGATGATGCGTGCGGCGGAAGGCCGGCCGACATGGAAGTCGAGCCACGCGTCGAGGAGCGCGATGAGGCGCGGGAAGCACGCGTCCGCCTGCTTGAGCCGCGCCTGCGAAAACGCGTGCAGATCGGCGAAGATATCCGCCTCGACCGCGTCGTAAAGCTCCTGCTTGGACGAGAAATAATAAACGATGGACGGCCGGCGGATGCCGACTGCCTCGGCCACGTCCTCCAGCCGGGCGGCGGCGTAACCGACTTCTGCGAAAACGAGTTCTGCCGCTTCGAGGATCGCCTGGCGGGTCACCTCGCCGCGAGGTTTTCGGTTGAGCTTCATGGACCCCCTCTAGCGTTGCCTCTTCAGGTGGGCAAAACATCGCTTGCATTCTACCTTCATGTAGGTAGAAAATCTACCCAGAAGTAGAAAATGCGGCTCACGCGGACTGATGGGAGAGAAAGTCATGAGGCAAGGGCTTGTTCGGTTGACACTGCTTGCGAGCGCGATGCTGGCTTTACCAGCGATCGTCCACGCGCAGGATGCCGGGGGCGAGGCGCAGGCCGACGATCCGACCGGCGCAATCGGGGAGATCGTCGTCACCGCGCAAAAGCGCGAGGAATCGCTTCAGGACACGCCAATCTCCATCGTCGCGCTGACGGCCCAGGACCTGGAGAGCAAGCGGATCGAAGGCCTGCAGGATTTGCGCGCCAATGGCGCGCCGGACGATCCGACGGTGGTCGATCACATCATGGGGGTGGCGATGAGCGGAGACCAGCCGAAGATGACCAATATCCGGCTCGACGGATTTTTCGACAAGCGCGGACCGGGGCAAGCCCGATGAGGCGCACAAGCACAGGGCCTGCAACGGGCGTTATCGTGACCGGCGGTGCCTCCGGAATCGGCCTCGCATCGGCCCGGGCGCTGGCGGAGGACGGACGGCCCGTCGCGCTGTGGGACCTCCAGGGCCATGTCGCGGAGACTGAAGCGAAATCCATCAGTGCCGCGTTCGGCGTCCCGGCACTGGGACTGGCGGTCGATCTGACGCGCCCCGCCCAATATGGCGCCGCGATCGCGCGCAGCCGCGAAGTGCTGGGTTCGCTGGGCGGACTGGTCCACGCCGCCGGCATCGTCGACACCGCTTCCATCGAGGGAATCACCGAAGCCAGCTGGGCGGCCGGGATCGACACCCACTTGCGTCCGCTGGCCCTGCTTACGCGCGATCTGCTGCCGGACCTTGCCGGCAATCCGGGCTCGGCCATCGTGGCGATCGCCTCGATCAACGCCACTCTCGGCAACGCGATGAACCCGATCTACAGCGCGGCCAAGGGCGGCATGCTCTCGCTCGTGCGCAGTCTGGCTGACCGGCTGGCGCACGATGGCATACGCATAAACACCGTGTCGCCCGGGGTGATCCGCACGCCGATGACCCAGCCCGCGCTCGACCATTTGCCGGCCGGGACATTCGAACGCCGGGTCCTGCTGGGGCGCCTGGGCGAACCGGAGGAAATCGGCCGCGTCGTGCGCTTCCTGTTGTCGGAAGAGGCAAGCTACGTGACCGCCGCGGAGCTTGTGGTGGACGGCGGCAATATCTCATCACAGCGCGTATGACAGGAACTCCCATGTTCCGCCCGATGCTCGCTTCCGCCCTGCTCGTCGTTGCGACCACGTCTTCCGCGCAGGAGGTGGAACCGCGTTTCCGCGTCCTCGTCACGAACGACGACGGCATCGCGTCCGAAGGCATAGCCGCGCTGGTCGCCGCGCTTTCCCCCATGGCCGAGGTCGTCGTATCCGCTCCGCAGGAAAACTTCTCTGGCGGCAGCCAGTCGGTCACGTTGTTCTCGAAAACGCTCGAAGTGGAAACAGTCGCCCCGGCTGGCGCTCAGGCCCGTTACGCGGTTCGCGGCAGCCCGGCGGACGCGGCGATCTTCGGTCTCCTCGGCCCCGGACGGGAGAAGCCGTTCGACATGGTCATCTCGGGCATCAACAAGGGCGAGAATGTCGGCGGCGCCGTCCCCGTCTCCGGCACGATCGGTGCCGCGCGCCAGTCCGCGATGCTGGGCGTGCCCGCCATCGCCGTCTCGCAGCAGGTGCGGACTGACGGAAAGTACGATTACACGCTTGCCGCGCGCTACACCGCGCAGATCGCGCGCGCACTGCACCAGATGGGTGACAAGGCGCCCCGGCTTGTCTCGATCAACGTGCCCACGGTCGCCAGGGGCGTGCGGCTGGTTCCCGCAGAGGGCGATGCCTTCACCATGACAGGCCTCCGCAAGGTCGAGGAGAAAGGTGCGCAGAGCACCTACCGCGCGGAGTTCGCAATGGCGGCGAACGCGCGCCGGGAACGGACAGCGCCGCGCTGGCCGATGGCTATATCACGGTGACCGCGCTCGACCTCGATTTCACCGACCGGGCCGCGACCAGGCGGCGCCGTTCCATCGCCGCCAAGGCCACAAGGGCCACGCTTCCCGCCACGCGTTAGGCGCCGCGGGCGCGGAAACGCACATCCGCCGCGAGCGTCACCTGAGGGACAAAGTGCCACTGTCCTGCGCGCCTGGTGAGATTCGCCGCGAAAGTGGCGGACGCACCCCGGTCACCTGACGTCGCTTGGCCGGGAACTTGCGTAACTGCGTGGTGAGCCCTGCTGGGTTCGAACCAGCGACCTACTGATTAAAAGTCTCCCATCTTGAAACCGGATGGCTTGCGATCGGCGATGGTGCCTTACGCTTGTCCTTGATTCAATGTGAATTGGCGGGTCCCCCAGCTGCGATAGGCGTTGCCGCGATTCGCTCCAGTCTGCTACCTGATTGCTACCTAGCAGGAAGTAGATATGAAGACCAAGCTCACCGTCAAATCCATTGAAGCGCTGCAACCAGCCGACAAGGATCAAATTATCTGGGATGCTGAGCTTCCAGGGTTTGGTTGCAAGGTCACGCCAAAAGGACGCAAGTCCTACTTCCTCTATTACCGCACAAAGGATGGGCAGCAGCGCCGCCCCGCAATCGGGACGCATGGACCCCTAAGGCCAGAGGCTGCGCGAGAGATTGCTAAACGCTGGCTTGCCGAGGTGGCCGCTGGCGGTGATCCGTCGCAGACACGGAAGATCGATCGGTCGGCCCCCACAGTGAACAAGCTCTGCGATCGCTACCTTGAAGAGCATGCCGAGACGCGAAAGAAGGCAAGCTCAGTCAAGAACGATCGGCGTATCATCGATGTGCACATTCGCCCTGCCATCGGCGCAAAGAAGATTGCTTCCGTGGCTCGCAGTGACATTTCGGCTCTGCACCACTCGCTGCGTTCGACGCCTTATGAAGCGAACCGGATGCTCGCCCTTGCCAGCAAGATGTTCAGCTTGGCTGAGCGATGGAGCCTTCGCCCCGACAACACCAATCCCGCGAAGAACATCGATCGTTTCCGCGAGGAAAAGCGAGAGCGGTACCTTTCTCCCGCCGAGCTGAAGCGCCTTTGGATTGCGCTCAACTCACCCGAAGCGAAGGAGAAGGCCTCTGACAGTGCGATTGCAGCTATCAAACTGCTCATTCTGACCGGGCGCAGAGTGTCAGAAGTTCTGGGCCTGAGGTGGGAGTGGATCGACTTCAAGGCCAAGACGATGCGGCTGCCGGACACGAAGGGCGGCACACTGTTCGTTTCCCTTGCTGACAGCACCATCGCGGTTCTCGAAGAGCTGCACCAATCGCGTCAGGCGAGGCTTGAGCGACAGAAGAACGCTAAGCCAGACGAAGACAGCGAACTCAATCCCTTCGTGATCGAAGGCAAGCGGCAAGGTCAGCCGCTCGTCAATCTTCAAAAGCCATGGCGTGCCATGCGCGAAATGGCGAAGATTGATGATGTCAGACTGCACGACCTGCGGCACACCTATGCGAGCGTCGGCGCGGGGCTAGGCATGAGCCTTCCGCTGCTAGGCCGGCTGTTGGGGCACTCGCAGCCCGCTACAACCAGCCGCTATGCGCATCTCGCACAGAGCCCAGTCAGCGTCGCAGCTAATCAGATCGGCGATGAGCTCATTAGGCTAGCGACAAACGATCAACATCCATGAAGCCTGATTATTTTTGGGTGGTTGAAAGTGGTTGCCCAGTCTCG
This region of Tsuneonella aeria genomic DNA includes:
- a CDS encoding Lrp/AsnC family transcriptional regulator, producing MPPHDLLNAIDRAILVALQADGRLTNQALAEKVNLSPSACLARTRRLEHDGFIKGYHARLDPFRLGIGLVLFAEVTLQGHMADEQHRFEAAIAHIDNIVEVSDVSGDVDYILKVVVRDMAEWTGMKDDLIGRDLGVRRITTHVLMRKPKIFTGYPVL
- a CDS encoding helicase HerA domain-containing protein, with protein sequence MQNQIDLGSDIAGKPVYLDVEELLATRLLVQGNSGSGKSHLLRRLLEKSAGIVQQIVIDPEGDFVSLGEAYGHVVIDGAAYSDVEITRLAARTREHRASVVLALDGLEIENQMRCAATFLSALFDAPDKHWYPALVIVDESQLFAPSAAGEVSDDARRSSLAAMTNLMCRGRKRGLAGVIATQRLAKLAKNVAAEASNFLMGRTFLDIDMVRAADLLGMERRQAEQIRDLERGHFLGLGPAISRRPVAVRIGSVETRAKSTVAGLTPPPMPSGEDMAAMLHAQPEAPPAQADLLSLAEPGPASSASLQEHIAQQTAPAPARNEIQLTAEEAEAIVRAVLQEMASEEGCTFQPAASLFQDFTVRCRMRGLKTHGLDALGFRRRFARAVAGVEFDPPAEQDARLLELADSVPEELLAPFLAIGNAAIAGKPCPDDETLAVLYGTRSVGRARRMLEHLERSDLVVVRTDFGGRRSVAIPRLSLATPMA
- a CDS encoding TetR/AcrR family transcriptional regulator, giving the protein MKLNRKPRGEVTRQAILEAAELVFAEVGYAAARLEDVAEAVGIRRPSIVYYFSSKQELYDAVEADIFADLHAFSQARLKQADACFPRLIALLDAWLDFHVGRPSAARIIQRLVADVTPRQGNPVQYSNSALKDIEAVVNEGVAAGQFVDISPIQLLNSVGAGALFYVCNAGQVGENRRYDPADPAELARFRALLHRLAAAAVRGDRR
- a CDS encoding SDR family NAD(P)-dependent oxidoreductase gives rise to the protein MRRTSTGPATGVIVTGGASGIGLASARALAEDGRPVALWDLQGHVAETEAKSISAAFGVPALGLAVDLTRPAQYGAAIARSREVLGSLGGLVHAAGIVDTASIEGITEASWAAGIDTHLRPLALLTRDLLPDLAGNPGSAIVAIASINATLGNAMNPIYSAAKGGMLSLVRSLADRLAHDGIRINTVSPGVIRTPMTQPALDHLPAGTFERRVLLGRLGEPEEIGRVVRFLLSEEASYVTAAELVVDGGNISSQRV
- the surE gene encoding 5'/3'-nucleotidase SurE; this translates as MFRPMLASALLVVATTSSAQEVEPRFRVLVTNDDGIASEGIAALVAALSPMAEVVVSAPQENFSGGSQSVTLFSKTLEVETVAPAGAQARYAVRGSPADAAIFGLLGPGREKPFDMVISGINKGENVGGAVPVSGTIGAARQSAMLGVPAIAVSQQVRTDGKYDYTLAARYTAQIARALHQMGDKAPRLVSINVPTVARGVRLVPAEGDAFTMTGLRKVEEKGAQSTYRAEFAMAANARRERTAPRWPMAISR
- a CDS encoding tyrosine-type recombinase/integrase, producing the protein MKTKLTVKSIEALQPADKDQIIWDAELPGFGCKVTPKGRKSYFLYYRTKDGQQRRPAIGTHGPLRPEAAREIAKRWLAEVAAGGDPSQTRKIDRSAPTVNKLCDRYLEEHAETRKKASSVKNDRRIIDVHIRPAIGAKKIASVARSDISALHHSLRSTPYEANRMLALASKMFSLAERWSLRPDNTNPAKNIDRFREEKRERYLSPAELKRLWIALNSPEAKEKASDSAIAAIKLLILTGRRVSEVLGLRWEWIDFKAKTMRLPDTKGGTLFVSLADSTIAVLEELHQSRQARLERQKNAKPDEDSELNPFVIEGKRQGQPLVNLQKPWRAMREMAKIDDVRLHDLRHTYASVGAGLGMSLPLLGRLLGHSQPATTSRYAHLAQSPVSVAANQIGDELIRLATNDQHP